One genomic region from Drosophila busckii strain San Diego stock center, stock number 13000-0081.31 chromosome 3R, ASM1175060v1, whole genome shotgun sequence encodes:
- the LOC108601954 gene encoding SAFB-like transcription modulator isoform X2: MVESGKKISELRVCDLKDELEKRKLETIGPKAVLIERLERALKEEGVDPNTHLIVPAAKNKKPVPVPMKEADPEVKIKDEPLDDEDGVQGNAQTDGDVDGVGDNGAKEYSAHDADDNGHEIDQVGDVDDECVILDDDDDDEDDEDAHEKYAQKQSENIDVVIKAEAVSAGDEDMQEENTGDTVNMDNDESINLTIGEEEQKLLHDEAPDDKSVKSVKPSNKSDKSSANSKDADKKSHKDDDAGRAKKKDDKSADKKDSSEQKSSGKSSNQKDDKG, translated from the exons aTGGTAGAATCAGGAAAAAAAATCAGTGAATTACGTGTCTGCGACCTAAAAGATGAGTTAGAGAAGCGCAAGCTTGAGACTATTGGTCCTAAGGCGGTCCTGATTGAACGTCTGGAGAGG GCATTAAAAGAGGAGGGGGTAGATCCCAATACACATTTGATAGTGCCGGcagcaaagaacaaaaaaccagtgccagtgccaatGAAGGAGGCTGACCCAGAAGTAAAAATTAAGGATGAGCCACTTGATGACGAAGATGGTGTGCAGGGAAATGCACAAACTGATGGAGACGTCGATGGCGTAGGTGACAATGGGGCCAAAGAATATAGTGCTCACGATGCGGATGATAATGGGCATGAAATTGATCAAGTGGGTGATGTCGATGATGAATGTGTTATActagacgacgacgacgatgatgaggaTGACGAAGACGCCCATGAAAAGTATGCACAGAAGCAAAGTGAGAATATCGATGTAGTTATAAAGGCCGAAGCCGTTTCTGCTGGTGATGAGGATATGCAGGAGGAAAATACAGGTGATACTGTTAATATGGATAATGACGAGTCGATTAATTTGACAATTGGTGAAGAAGAACAAAAGCTATTGCATGATGAG gcTCCAGATGACAAGTCTGTCAAGTCGG TTAAACCGTCTAATAAGTCAGACAAATCAAGTGCAAACTCTAAGGATGCGGATAAAAAGAGTCATAAGGATGACGATGCCGGACGCGCCAAGAAGAAGGATGACAAGTCTGCTGATAAAAAGGATAGCAG cgAACAAAAGTCGTCGGGCAAATCGTCGAATCAAAAGGACGATAAAG
- the LOC108601494 gene encoding peptidyl-prolyl cis-trans isomerase sig-7 — protein MSVVIETTLGDLTVDLFIDERPIACLNFLKLCQLKYYNFNLFHTVQQGFIAQTGDPSGAGDGGSSIWGVVEGSHKRFFEAEMLPKIHHSSAGMLSLVSAGKNLVGSQFFFTLGDSLTSLDGQHCVIGEVVEGHELLRKLNDAIVDENHRPYQDIRITHTVVLEDPFPNPRGFQVPNRSPSPSAERLKNGRIAADEAIDDANGKTMEEMQELLAEREAKARATILEIVGDLPDADMAPPENVLFICKLNPVTTDDDLEIIFSRFGVVKGCEVIRDRKSGDSLQYAFVEFEDQKSCEAAYFKMDNVLIDDRRIHVDFSQSVSKVTWRGKGRGVTGADGQLDFNNLRDNTSNRNGSKRYQRRELEPRSKDERGGRSNSAERRKARDQRHQKQKEREERESKSSRSREHNIRRRSTSRDKYERDRNIRRRSRSKDRHDSERERRNRRLSGSREQYVDRRRANSPYRGDGQKEYTVRIRQEMRHSNSSRDNIRRNLTNQDKSVQKERRLGELRPRMPEPKSVLKKKLKRDKGSSTESSDSSDDSESSTDSSSESSDSSSSDERHKRKKKRKSKHKNKSKAKNNYKSKKINT, from the exons ATGTCCGTGGTCATTGAGACCACGCTAGGAGACCTAACAGTCGATCTCTTCATAGACGAGCGTCCTATTGCCTGCCTAAACTTCTTAAAGCTATGTCAATTAAAATACTACAACTTTAACCTATTTCATACGGTGCAGCAAGGCTTTATAGCACAAACTGGTGATCCAAGCGGCGCTGGAGATGGAGGCTCTTCAATTTGGGGCGTTGTGGAAGGTTCACACAAGCGTTTCTTTGAAGCGGAGATGCTGCCAAAGATCCATCATTCAAGTGCTGGCATGCTATCACTTGTTAGCGCCGGCAAAAACCTTGTGGGCTCACAGTTCTTCTTCACGCTTGGTGACAGCCTTACATCTTTGGATGGCCAACACTGCGTCATTGGTGAGGTGGTAGAGGGACACGAGCTGCTTCGAAAGCTAAATGATGCCATTGTGGATGAAAACCATCGCCCCTATCAGGATATTCGCATAACGCACACAGTGGTGTTAGAAGATCCGTTTCCTAATCCACGTGGCTTTCAAGTTCCCAACCGTTCTCCGTCTCCCAGCGCTGAGAGATTGAAAAATGGCCGTATTGCTGCCGATGAAGCTATTGATGATGCCAATGGCAAAACCATGGAGGAAATGCAGGAGCTGCTGGCTGAACGTGAGGCCAAGGCACGTGCCACAATTCTTGAAATTGTGGGTGACTTGCCAGATGCAGACATGGCACCACCAGAGAAcgtgctttttatttgtaaactgAATCCTGTAACAACAGATGATGACTTGGAGATTATATTCAGTCGCTTTGGTGTTGTAAAGGGCTGCGAAGTTATACGCGATCGTAAAAGTGGCGACTCCCTGCAGTATGCTTTTGTCGAGTTTGAAGATCAGAAATCTTGCGAAGCTGCCTACTTTAAAATGGACAATGTGCTCATTGACGATCGACGCATACACGTAGACTTTTCGCAGTCAGTGTCTAAAGTGACTTGGCGTGGCAAAGGTCGCGGGGTAACTGGTGCCGATGGTCAGCTAGACTTTAACAATCTAAGAGACAACACCAGCAATCGAAATGGTAGTAAACGCTATCAAAGGCGGGAGTTAGAGCCGCGGTCAAAAGATGAACGGGGCGGTCGTTCAAACTCTGCTGAGCGACGAAAAGCGAGAGATCAACggcatcaaaagcaaaaagagcgGGAGGAACGAGAAAGTAAAAGCTCCAGATCCAGAGAGCACAATATCCGACGACGCTCGACATCAAGAGATAAGTACGAAAGGGATCGAAACATCCGAAGGCGCTCACGCTCAAAGGATCGACATGACAGCGAAAGAGAACGCAGAAATCGACGCCTTTCTGGCTCGAGAGAACAATATGTAGACCGCAGAAGAGCAAATTCGCCTTATAGAGGTGATGGCCAAAAAGAATATACAGTACGCATCCGTCAAGAAATGcggcacagcaacagcagcagagacaaTATCCGCAG AAATTTGACTAATCAGGACAAATCGGTTCAAAAAGAGCGACGGTTGGGTGAGCTAAGACCAAGAATGCCGGAACCGAAGTCTGTCTTAAAGAAAAAACTTAAACGTGAtaaaggcagcagcacagaATCTAGTGACAGTTCAGATGACAGTGAATCTTCCACGGACAGTTCCAGCGAAAGCTCTGATAGTTCCTCTTCCGATGAGCGCCACaagcgcaaaaagaaaagaaaatcaaaacacaaaaataagtCCAAGgcaaaaaacaattacaagtcaaaaaaaa TTAATACGTAG
- the LOC108603601 gene encoding probable basic-leucine zipper transcription factor N isoform X1, with protein sequence MMDDVPVKIVERYKPPPLVYQLPQNLANRLTQYQSHYYEEQEGYKYDFQLERSVHSQCQHWRQMRQQQQQARHLRQQQRKVERQRALEAKQKEMLGAVEYPNAADLSSGSDDEESPTTTASLTTAAAAATTTTSADTTSISNAESREKPQPKSINSCNFYNILQPTILSSDANTAPTVTQHKRNSSLNYADFEYNMNSTPFDNIELKTINDLDVLAQVLHQTQLTQQASQPVEQQQLKQQQLTEPLALELNVTTLAETKATLDSVNFQVHCDEPQDIPAMYPAPIYSNPTLSQTYHAMGYNQHYYTQALVPQQQQQQLYHNHNYLQHAYATQAPPVPKAVLCTPESDSKSKSVPDILRELKSELQQAEKRRARLHSHNENVTLTLPQEERQQMQSINDNSYQELAVPAQNLAQRISSMGFPLDRVAKVVSLCGIDDKKIIEHLIPLGELMDLGFDETKISAALLKFDNNKEKAKFMRSMRWIHNTLTCL encoded by the exons ATGATGGATGATGTGCCCGTCAAAATAGTGGAACGCTATAAACCACCGCCATTAGTTTACCAATTGCCACAGAACTTGGCAAACAGATTAACACAATACCAGAGCCATTACTACGAGGAGCAGGAGGGCTATAAGTATGACTTTCAGTTGGAGCGCAGTGTGCATAGTCAATGCCAGCACTGGCGCCAGatgcgtcagcagcaacaacaagcgcgtcatctgcgacagcagcagcgaaaagtGGAGCGCCAGCGTGCGCTGGAGGCCAAACAAAAGGAGATGCTTGGTGCTGTGGAATATCCCAATGCAGCTGACTTATCCTCGGGCAGCGATGATGAGGAAtcaccaacaacaacggcaagccttacgacagcagcagcagcagcaacaacaacaacaagcgcagaTACAACGTCAATTAGCAATGCTGAGTCACGTGAAAAGCCACAACCAAAGTCAATAAACTCGTGCAATTTCTACAATATACTGCAGCCCACGATATTAAGCAGCGATGCAAACACAGCACCAACAGTAACTCAACACAAGCGCAATAGCTCACTAAACTATGCTGATTTTGAATACAATATGAACTCGACACCATTTGACAATATTGAACTAAAAACAATCAATGATCTAGATGTGCTAGCGCAGGTGTTGCATCAAACGCAGCTAACGCAGCAAGCGTCACAGccagttgagcagcagcagctgaagcaacaacagttaaCTGAGCCTCTCGCACTGGAGTTGAATGTAACGACGTTGGCTGAAACCAAAGCGACGCTTGATAGCGTCAATTTCCAAGTACACTGTGATGAACCCCAGGACATTCCAGCCATGTATCCAGCCCCCATTTATAGTAATCCGACGCTGTCGCAAACCTATCATGCCATGGGCTACAATCAGCACTATTATACTCAAGCTTTAGtaccgcaacagcagcagcaacagctttatCACAATCACAACTATCTACAGCATGCCTATGCTACGCAAGCGCCACCGGTACCCAAAGCTGTCCTGTGCACACCTGAGTCGGACAGCAAGTCCAAGAGTGTGCCTGATATATTACGTGAGCTTAAATCGGAATTGCAGCAGGCGGAGAAGAGACGCGCACGACTTCACAGCCACAATGAGAATGTGACATTGACGCTACCTCAAGAAGAACGGCAGCAGATGCAGTCTATCAATGATAATAGCTACCAGGAGTTAGCTGTGCCGGCACAGAATTTAGCGCAGCGCATTAGCAGCATGGGTTTCCCACTGGATCGCGTGGCGAAAGTGGTTAGTCTATGCGGCATTGATGATAAGAAG ATAATCGAGCATTTGATTCCACTGGGCGAGCTAATGGACCTCGGTTTTGATGAAACAAAAATCTCGGCAGCGCTTTTGAAATTTGATAACAATAAGGAGAAAGC CAAATTCATGCGATCGATGCGCTGGATCCACAATACACTCACATGCCTCTAA
- the LOC108603601 gene encoding probable basic-leucine zipper transcription factor N isoform X2, whose translation MMDDVPVKIVERYKPPPLVYQLPQNLANRLTQYQSHYYEEQEGYKYDFQLERSVHSQCQHWRQMRQQQQQARHLRQQQRKVERQRALEAKQKEMLGAVEYPNAADLSSGSDDEESPTTTASLTTAAAAATTTTSADTTSISNAESREKPQPKSINSCNFYNILQPTILSSDANTAPTVTQHKRNSSLNYADFEYNMNSTPFDNIELKTINDLDVLAQVLHQTQLTQQASQPVEQQQLKQQQLTEPLALELNVTTLAETKATLDSVNFQVHCDEPQDIPAMYPAPIYSNPTLSQTYHAMGYNQHYYTQALVPQQQQQQLYHNHNYLQHAYATQAPPVPKAVLCTPESDSKSKSVPDILRELKSELQQAEKRRARLHSHNENVTLTLPQEERQQMQSINDNSYQELAVPAQNLAQRISSMGFPLDRVAKVVSLCGIDDKKIIEHLIPLGELMDLGFDETKISAALLKFDNNKEKALDYLIN comes from the exons ATGATGGATGATGTGCCCGTCAAAATAGTGGAACGCTATAAACCACCGCCATTAGTTTACCAATTGCCACAGAACTTGGCAAACAGATTAACACAATACCAGAGCCATTACTACGAGGAGCAGGAGGGCTATAAGTATGACTTTCAGTTGGAGCGCAGTGTGCATAGTCAATGCCAGCACTGGCGCCAGatgcgtcagcagcaacaacaagcgcgtcatctgcgacagcagcagcgaaaagtGGAGCGCCAGCGTGCGCTGGAGGCCAAACAAAAGGAGATGCTTGGTGCTGTGGAATATCCCAATGCAGCTGACTTATCCTCGGGCAGCGATGATGAGGAAtcaccaacaacaacggcaagccttacgacagcagcagcagcagcaacaacaacaacaagcgcagaTACAACGTCAATTAGCAATGCTGAGTCACGTGAAAAGCCACAACCAAAGTCAATAAACTCGTGCAATTTCTACAATATACTGCAGCCCACGATATTAAGCAGCGATGCAAACACAGCACCAACAGTAACTCAACACAAGCGCAATAGCTCACTAAACTATGCTGATTTTGAATACAATATGAACTCGACACCATTTGACAATATTGAACTAAAAACAATCAATGATCTAGATGTGCTAGCGCAGGTGTTGCATCAAACGCAGCTAACGCAGCAAGCGTCACAGccagttgagcagcagcagctgaagcaacaacagttaaCTGAGCCTCTCGCACTGGAGTTGAATGTAACGACGTTGGCTGAAACCAAAGCGACGCTTGATAGCGTCAATTTCCAAGTACACTGTGATGAACCCCAGGACATTCCAGCCATGTATCCAGCCCCCATTTATAGTAATCCGACGCTGTCGCAAACCTATCATGCCATGGGCTACAATCAGCACTATTATACTCAAGCTTTAGtaccgcaacagcagcagcaacagctttatCACAATCACAACTATCTACAGCATGCCTATGCTACGCAAGCGCCACCGGTACCCAAAGCTGTCCTGTGCACACCTGAGTCGGACAGCAAGTCCAAGAGTGTGCCTGATATATTACGTGAGCTTAAATCGGAATTGCAGCAGGCGGAGAAGAGACGCGCACGACTTCACAGCCACAATGAGAATGTGACATTGACGCTACCTCAAGAAGAACGGCAGCAGATGCAGTCTATCAATGATAATAGCTACCAGGAGTTAGCTGTGCCGGCACAGAATTTAGCGCAGCGCATTAGCAGCATGGGTTTCCCACTGGATCGCGTGGCGAAAGTGGTTAGTCTATGCGGCATTGATGATAAGAAG ATAATCGAGCATTTGATTCCACTGGGCGAGCTAATGGACCTCGGTTTTGATGAAACAAAAATCTCGGCAGCGCTTTTGAAATTTGATAACAATAAGGAGAAAGCGTTAgactatttaattaattag
- the LOC108603602 gene encoding uncharacterized protein LOC108603602: MSKNTVYAVHIKNKLSDFHPVHNIDMEKNVAYLKEIIKEQLQLQFDANELELCVLGKVLEDDSKLASAVKPNAIVHCFKKIKGYVPYKPPATSEFNTKHIQELFSLTSHLQISVTSRFNILQKILAEYPEFRRNLAAQALIRDSVLFNMLHESEVVQNLAREYPLICESASFIVDTIRKELARNNSATQFQEQAASESTTSSEEENSLGAGSSSSGGSSSTAAANLASNRREELANIRQISRQQLANALARVDMGSFNSLSNIAQRNVDEAQGDEQPRTSTATATPAATAAATAAVSSISTEQFRNELARAFQSLQPTATSTAESMEVETTPAAVDETLDDDDAAADDDSDVLPRCYRRHRFTEQLRTMAAMGFINHAENVNYLTLADGNVEHAINLLMLSMN; the protein is encoded by the exons ATGTCTAAAAACACTGTATATGCTGtacatattaaaaacaaactaagtGACTTTCATCCGGTGCACAACATTGACAtggaaaaaaatgttgcatatttgaaagaaattattaaagaacaactgcagctgcaattcgACGCCAATGAACTAG AGCTATGCGTTTTGGGCAAGGTGCTCGAAGATGACTCAAAGCTTGCTAGCGCAGTAAAGCCAAACGCAATTGTGCATtgtttcaaaaaaattaaaggaTACGTGCCGTATAAGCCGCCTGCAACAAGCGAATTTAATACCAAGCATATACAGGAGCTGTTCTCATTGACCTCGCATTTGCAAATCAGTGTGACGTCGCGCtttaatatattgcaaaaaatactTGCGGAATATCCAGAATTCCGACGTAATTTGGCAGCGCAGGCGCTTATACGTGACTCGGTGCTATTCAATATGCTGCACGAGAGTGAGGTGGTGCAGAATCTGGCGCGTGAATATCCATTGATATGCGAGTCAGCTTCATTTATAGTGGATACCATACGCAAGGAGCTGGCACGCAATAACTCCGCCACACAAT TTCAGGAACAGGCGGCCTCAGAATCAACAACTTCATCGGAGGAAGAAAACTCATTaggcgctggcagcagcagcagtggcggtagcagcagcacagccgCCGCCAATCTGGCTAGCAATCGTCGTGAGGAGTTGGCCAACATACGTCAAATAAGTCGGCAACAGTTAGCTAATGCTTTGGCACGCGTAGACATGGGCTCCTTTAATTCGCTGTCCAACATAGCGCAACGCAATGTGGACGAAGCGCAGGGTGATGAGCAGCCACGCACTagcacagcaacagctacgCCTGCGGCTACTGCGGCAGCAACGGCCGCTGTCTCATCCATCTCCACGGAACAGTTTCGTAACGAGCTGGCGCGCGCTTTTCAATCTCTGCAACCAACGGCAACGTCAACTGCGGAGAGCATGGAAGTTGAGACCACACCAGCTGCAGTTGATGAAACGCTGGACGATGATGATgccgctgctgatgatgacaGCGATGTACTGCCGCGTTGTTATAGACGTCATCGTTTTACGGAGCAGCTACGTACCATGGCCGCCATGGGCTTTATTAATCACGCAGAGAATGTTAACTATTTGACACTGGCAGATGGCAATGTAGAGCATGCCATTAACTTGCTAATGCTGAGCATGAACTAA
- the LOC108603603 gene encoding acylphosphatase-2, whose amino-acid sequence METQENCTQTSQNNEKHRDETQRVVIKDDDRQEVIYSCEFEVFGIVREVSFAAYAVRRAIKLGVRGYCRNTQEGTVKGIIQGHVKSFEAMRLWLKHTGSPTSRIDKVVFGDLETLEEFSYAGFSFREE is encoded by the exons ATGGAAACACAGGAGAATTGCACACAAACAAGTCAAAACAACGAAAAACATAGAGATGAAACACAAAGAGTAGTGATCAAAGACGACGATAGACAAGAAGTAATATACAGCTGTGAATTTGAAGTATTCGGAATAGTGCGGG AAGTTTCATTTGCGGCG TATGCTGTGCGTCGTGCTATTAAACTCGGAGTACGTGGCTACTGCAGGAATACGCAAGAAGGGACCGTAAAGGGTATTATTCAAGGACATGTAAAAAGCTTTGAGGCTAT GCGCTTGTGGTTAAAACATACCGGTAGTCCGACAAGTCGCATTGACAAAGTTGTTTTTGGTGATTTGGAAACTCTTGAGGAATTTTCATATGCAGGCTTTTCTTTTCGAGAAGAGTAA